The Vespula vulgaris chromosome 4, iyVesVulg1.1, whole genome shotgun sequence genome has a segment encoding these proteins:
- the LOC127063448 gene encoding uncharacterized protein LOC127063448 isoform X6, whose translation MNVIYHFVILVIAEFLVQGLSMLEIVKLVLRVKNVNHGQENIKFLIIRNPDNNIGGPWCYVHDETYETIEKEYCDIPFCDDRDCLVYVRNTSRYSTLTTLNSTIASIKFWIKLWNPNDEYNGEFKILLSLLPIPTFASKIAEDWHVGVELMFSNFGSGQTYPDTNMDDYENTPSILLGSKWTGIWITWAGGFISMGMYGTSKPFFVGEYKKKDTISGLYYDFLSYYGIMGTNVLWSTEFCQSDCETHVTVGTEFTNVWPMQKSNNTYDIHFYVRANRNIAIQMYQNPINIYPCFTIIIDNVTSLIYQKSKFSMKQYLKQVSSKGLLNFWMWKKFTISILGPHLRLFYEQTYGDEEFLYVHYDLFDTLRWFSIGTEYNVAYWTLFCIPDGETHAIEDPWPPNCISDLMDYAYKGNQWFSVNEIPCIPWISKEIPEEDKIDSKFIDGSALRALNKCRNPGHSPDGPYCYIMTDPNTLSISKQYCPVRKCQSSECKMAGTANDYIGTLSTTRSGRTCAKWIADYELVETKVYAPETTTQGHLMELPRRYVTQEELPLRISPQKKPTLINVLRPKDSINRTSFNDSLYAEHSAKNASNYCRNPSRNIAGTWCYTTDPLVPQDLCDVRDCEMLEECIFLVHGHGIGRRLYVFPEYRSEGLHFSLKAWEPDQLDSITIVFTADDGFKSRYILKIGALDNEKILLYYQSESQAINLVKKKTLPHLLYFGKWSNFVIRIPRGSILLYYEGSSNPLFEWKHPEPSQVFLPVYYYYNSEQNHAVGVAFDCNSRCQIEKTETNEHTRILPFSIWNKKKTSNINTLTLMIRAKGVVTLPLFLFPATPSYYSLSLFESGPWIFFQENNYPIVKIFHKQLISNPLFTTNSWTNITIRWLQNIIELLCNDTLIFHYEHSSPLLFYFFSLTVNNNGWAIWSANCVPTDIDGPAIDGGWSEWGPWACSASCNGGVGTRTRLCNSPEPNVRGEPCIGPNSMTGRCNLIKCGDLTEDTIILIQRRIKRNHTSLIIKEYGTVVILSDHDIIQLISNTSVDLEIQWSHNGIFIKENNRIKIKDFNVGMFTFCRIYSVGRLKHYEYIVSVINRALLIDSGIYTITLRRVDQSYLVLKVVALAVMPNTESITIRETLPLSVICNCLILGYVYSDLKISWEINENIWKDYGITLPIAVNIDYVKAINKSHEGMWKCIVEQTDLNFKWITNIIVVKVIGSPNWRTYLMEDKLTSPIFGWMPSEKFVAVSALIIFLVLIGCIIIGSIFLIRLQESRKIKVQTSKQKKNKQ comes from the exons ATGAATGTGATATACCACTTTGTAATTTTGGTG ATTGCAGAATTTCTGGTACAGGGGCTGAGTATGCTGGAGATCGTAAAATTAGTTCTTCGggtaaaaaatgtaaatcatGGGCAGGAAAACATAAAGTTTCTAATAATAAG AAATCCTGATAATAATATTGGCGGTCCATGGTGTTACGTACATGATGAAACTTATGAAacaattgaaaaagaatattgtgATATTCCATTTTGCGATGACAGAG ACTGTTTAGTATATGTCAGAAATACATCAAGATATTCTACTTTGACAACTTTAAACTCTACTATTGCTAGTATCAAATTTTGGATTAAATTATGGAATCCAAATGATGAATATAAT GGAGAATTTAAGATTTTATTAAGTCTTCTTCCAATTCCTACATTTGCAAGTAAAATTGCTGAAGATTGGCATGTAGGAGTTGAGTTAATGTTTTCAAATTTTGGTTCTGGTCAAACATATCCTGATACTAAT atggATGATTATGAAAATACACCAAGTATTTTACTTGGTTCAAAATGGACTGGTATATGGATTACATGGGCAGGAGGTTTCATATCAATGGGAATGTATGGTACATCTAAACCGTTCTTTGTTGgggagtataaaaaaaaagatactatCTCAGGACTCTATTACGATTTTTTGTCATATTATGGGATCATGGGTACAAATGTCCTTTGGAGTACAGAGTTCTGTCAGAGTG atTGTGAAACTCATGTAACTGTTGGAACAGAATTCACAAATGTTTGGCCAATGcaaaaatctaataatacttatgatattcatttttatgtgCGGGCAAATCGCAATATTGCTATACAAATGTATCAAAAccctattaatatttatccaTGTTTTACT aTAATCATTGATAATGTTACatcattaatatatcaaaaaagcAAATTTTCAATGAAGCAATATTTGAAACAAGTTTCAAGTAAaggattattaaatttctggATGTGGAAAAAATTTACTATTAG TATTTTAGGTCCGCATTTACGGCTGTTTTATGAACAAACATATGGCGATGAAGAATTCTTATATGTACATTATGATCTTTTTGATACATTGAGATGGTTCAGTATAGGAACTGAATATAATGTAGCTTATTGGACACTTTTTTGTATACCAGAtg GAGAAACACATGCGATAGAAGATCCATGGCCACCTAATTGTATATCTGATCTTATGGATTATGCTTATAAAGGTAATCAATGGTTCAGTGTAAATGAGATACCTTGTATACCATGGATTTCAAAAGAA ATACCagaagaagacaaaattgATAGTAAGTTTATTGACGGCTCTGCTTTAAGAGCACTTAATAAATGCAGGAATCCCGGTCATAGTCCAGATGGTccttattgttatataatgaCTGATCCAAACACTTTAAGTATATCAAAGCAATATTGTCCAGTACGAAAATGTCAATCTTCAG AATGTAAAATGGCTGGTACAGCAAATGATTATATAGGAACTTTATCAACAACACGTTCAGGTAGAACTTGTGCTAAATGGATAGCTGATTACGAGCTTGTAGAAACGAAAGTATATGCACCTGAGACTACTACACAAGGACATCTTATGGAATTACCAAGACGTTATGTGACACAAGAAGAGCTACCTTTGAGAATATCCCCGCAAAAAAAACCAACGCTTATCAATGTTTTAAGACCAAAAGATTCAATTAATCGAACATCGTTCAATGACAGTTTATATGCAGAACATAGTGCAAAAAATGCTAGTAATTATTGTAGAAATCCATCTCGTAATATCGCTGGCACATGGTGTTATACAACAGATCCTCTTGTACCACAAGATCTTTGTGATGTCAGAGATTGCGAAATGCTAG aaGAATGTATATTCCTTGTTCATGGACATGGTATTGGTAGACGTTTATATGTTTTTCCTGAATATCGTTCTGAGGGTCTACATTTTTCTCTGAAAGCTTGGGAACCTGATCAATTAGATTCCATAACAATTGTTTTCACTGCAGATGATGGTTTTAAATCACgatatattcttaaaattgGTGCTTtggataatgaaaaaatattactatattatcaGTCTGAAAGCCAAG ctATTAACTTAGTTAAGAAGAAAACATTGCCacatttattgtattttgGAAAATGGAGCAATTTTGTTATTCGTATACCTCGAGGAAGTATTTTGCTTTATTATGAAGGATCATCAAATCCTTTATTTGAATGGAAACATCCAGAACCATCACAAGTATTTTTAcctgtttattattattataatagtgAACAAAACCATGCTGTAGGCGTTGCCTTTGATTGCAATTCCA gatGTCAAATAGAAAAGACAGAAACTAACGAACATACAAGAATATTACCATTTTCaatatggaataaaaaaaaaacgtcaaatattaatacattaacACTTATGATACGTGCTAAAGGTGTTGTTACActtccattatttttatttcctgcAACACCTAG CTATTACTCCTTATCTCTCTTTGAATCTGGACCATGGATATTCTTTCAAGAGAATAATTATCCCATTgtcaaaatatttcataagcaattaatttcaaatccATTATTTACAACAAATTCATGGACAAATATAACTATAAg ATggttacaaaatattattgaattattgtGTAATGATACATTGATATTTCATTATGAACATAGCAGCCCTCtgctgttttattttttttcactcactgttaataataatggatGGGCTATTTGGTCTGCAAATTGCGTACCAActg atatagatggACCTGCTATTGATGGTGGCTGGTCTGAATGGGGTCCGTGGGCATGTAGTGCTAGTTGCAATGGCGGTGTTGGAACAAGAACACGTTTATGCAATTCTCCAGAACCTAATGTTAGAGGAGAACCATGTATTGGTCCTAATAGTATGACAGGGCGTtgcaatttaattaaatgtggAGATTTAACAGAag atacaattattttaatacaaagaagaattaaaagaaaccatacttctttaattattaaagaatatgGAACTGTTGTAATTCTATCAGATCATgatattattcaattaatatcaaatacatCTGTAGATCTTGAGATACAATGGTCGCATaatggaatttttattaaagaaaataatagaattaagATAAAAGACTTTAATGTTGGTATGTTCACTTTTTGTAGAATCTATAGTGTTGGTAGATTGAAGCATTATGAATATATTGTTTCAGTAATAAACAGAGCTCTACTGATTGATTCTGGTATTTATACAATTACTTTACGTAGAGTTGATCAGTCATATCTAGTATTGAAAGTTGTTGCTTTAGCTGTTATGCCAAATACAGAAAGTATTACTATACGTGAAACTCTACCTTTATCTGTAATTTGTAATTGTCTTATTTTGGGTTATGTATATTCTGATCTCAAGATATCTtgggaaataaatgaaaatatttggaaaGATTATGGTATTACACTACCTATTGCTGTAAATATCGATTATGTCAAAGCAATAAATAAGTCACACGAAGGAATGTGGAAATGCATTGTAGAGCAGActgatttaaattttaaatggaTAACTAATATAATTGTTGTTAAAG TTATTGGTTCACCAAATTGGCGTACTTACTTAATGGAAGATAAATTGACCAGTCCTATATTTGGTTGGATGCCCAGTGAAAAGTTTGTTGCAGTTTCTgcattaataatctttttagtATTAATTGGTTGTATAATCATAGgctcaatttttttaataag gCTTCAAGAAAGTCGAAAGATAAAAGTTCAAACttcaaaacaaaagaaaaataaacaataa
- the LOC127063448 gene encoding uncharacterized protein LOC127063448 isoform X1 produces the protein MCYNQIRVFLFDYLMILLLSVLLISGNEVHDTEEVDLSKCKLTQLGTEYRGSKMVTSSNVRCQYWQTDQPLHKVILCLVLLITIDYQHMVNPNITDADFPEKSMKAAKNYCRNPTKDPRGPWCYTLDPTLIDDECDIPLCNFGDCRISGTGAEYAGDRKISSSGKKCKSWAGKHKVSNNKSPAFAKKNFPDASLKKANRFCRNPDNNIGGPWCYVHDETYETIEKEYCDIPFCDDRDCLVYVRNTSRYSTLTTLNSTIASIKFWIKLWNPNDEYNGEFKILLSLLPIPTFASKIAEDWHVGVELMFSNFGSGQTYPDTNMDDYENTPSILLGSKWTGIWITWAGGFISMGMYGTSKPFFVGEYKKKDTISGLYYDFLSYYGIMGTNVLWSTEFCQSDCETHVTVGTEFTNVWPMQKSNNTYDIHFYVRANRNIAIQMYQNPINIYPCFTIIIDNVTSLIYQKSKFSMKQYLKQVSSKGLLNFWMWKKFTISILGPHLRLFYEQTYGDEEFLYVHYDLFDTLRWFSIGTEYNVAYWTLFCIPDGETHAIEDPWPPNCISDLMDYAYKGNQWFSVNEIPCIPWISKEIPEEDKIDSKFIDGSALRALNKCRNPGHSPDGPYCYIMTDPNTLSISKQYCPVRKCQSSECKMAGTANDYIGTLSTTRSGRTCAKWIADYELVETKVYAPETTTQGHLMELPRRYVTQEELPLRISPQKKPTLINVLRPKDSINRTSFNDSLYAEHSAKNASNYCRNPSRNIAGTWCYTTDPLVPQDLCDVRDCEMLEECIFLVHGHGIGRRLYVFPEYRSEGLHFSLKAWEPDQLDSITIVFTADDGFKSRYILKIGALDNEKILLYYQSESQAINLVKKKTLPHLLYFGKWSNFVIRIPRGSILLYYEGSSNPLFEWKHPEPSQVFLPVYYYYNSEQNHAVGVAFDCNSRCQIEKTETNEHTRILPFSIWNKKKTSNINTLTLMIRAKGVVTLPLFLFPATPSYYSLSLFESGPWIFFQENNYPIVKIFHKQLISNPLFTTNSWTNITIRWLQNIIELLCNDTLIFHYEHSSPLLFYFFSLTVNNNGWAIWSANCVPTDIDGPAIDGGWSEWGPWACSASCNGGVGTRTRLCNSPEPNVRGEPCIGPNSMTGRCNLIKCGDLTEDTIILIQRRIKRNHTSLIIKEYGTVVILSDHDIIQLISNTSVDLEIQWSHNGIFIKENNRIKIKDFNVGMFTFCRIYSVGRLKHYEYIVSVINRALLIDSGIYTITLRRVDQSYLVLKVVALAVMPNTESITIRETLPLSVICNCLILGYVYSDLKISWEINENIWKDYGITLPIAVNIDYVKAINKSHEGMWKCIVEQTDLNFKWITNIIVVKVIGSPNWRTYLMEDKLTSPIFGWMPSEKFVAVSALIIFLVLIGCIIIGSIFLIRLQESRKIKVQTSKQKKNKQ, from the exons ATGTGTTACAATCAAATTagagtttttttatttgattatctTATGATTTTACTCCTCTCAGTATTATTGATCTCAGGAAACGAGG tacATGATACCGAAGAAGTAGATTTATCCAAATGTAAACTTACACAGCTCGGAACAGAATATCGAGGTTCAAAGATGGTAACCAGTAGTAATGTTCGTTGTCAATATTGGCAGACAGATCAGCCACTTCACAAGGTTATTTTATGTTTGGTCTTATTAATAACTATTGATTATCAACATATG gtTAATCCTAATATCACGGATGCAGATTTCCCagaaaaatcaatgaaagCTGCGAAAAATTATTGTCGAAATCCCACTAAAGATCCTCGAGGCCCTTGGTGTTATACGTTAGATCCTACTCTTATAGACGATGAATGTGATATACCACTTTGTAATTTTGGTG ATTGCAGAATTTCTGGTACAGGGGCTGAGTATGCTGGAGATCGTAAAATTAGTTCTTCGggtaaaaaatgtaaatcatGGGCAGGAAAACATAAAGTTTCTAATAATAAG aGTCCAGCATTTGCTAAAAAAAACTTTCCAGATGCATCATTGAAAAAAGCTAATCGTTTTTGTAGAAATCCTGATAATAATATTGGCGGTCCATGGTGTTACGTACATGATGAAACTTATGAAacaattgaaaaagaatattgtgATATTCCATTTTGCGATGACAGAG ACTGTTTAGTATATGTCAGAAATACATCAAGATATTCTACTTTGACAACTTTAAACTCTACTATTGCTAGTATCAAATTTTGGATTAAATTATGGAATCCAAATGATGAATATAAT GGAGAATTTAAGATTTTATTAAGTCTTCTTCCAATTCCTACATTTGCAAGTAAAATTGCTGAAGATTGGCATGTAGGAGTTGAGTTAATGTTTTCAAATTTTGGTTCTGGTCAAACATATCCTGATACTAAT atggATGATTATGAAAATACACCAAGTATTTTACTTGGTTCAAAATGGACTGGTATATGGATTACATGGGCAGGAGGTTTCATATCAATGGGAATGTATGGTACATCTAAACCGTTCTTTGTTGgggagtataaaaaaaaagatactatCTCAGGACTCTATTACGATTTTTTGTCATATTATGGGATCATGGGTACAAATGTCCTTTGGAGTACAGAGTTCTGTCAGAGTG atTGTGAAACTCATGTAACTGTTGGAACAGAATTCACAAATGTTTGGCCAATGcaaaaatctaataatacttatgatattcatttttatgtgCGGGCAAATCGCAATATTGCTATACAAATGTATCAAAAccctattaatatttatccaTGTTTTACT aTAATCATTGATAATGTTACatcattaatatatcaaaaaagcAAATTTTCAATGAAGCAATATTTGAAACAAGTTTCAAGTAAaggattattaaatttctggATGTGGAAAAAATTTACTATTAG TATTTTAGGTCCGCATTTACGGCTGTTTTATGAACAAACATATGGCGATGAAGAATTCTTATATGTACATTATGATCTTTTTGATACATTGAGATGGTTCAGTATAGGAACTGAATATAATGTAGCTTATTGGACACTTTTTTGTATACCAGAtg GAGAAACACATGCGATAGAAGATCCATGGCCACCTAATTGTATATCTGATCTTATGGATTATGCTTATAAAGGTAATCAATGGTTCAGTGTAAATGAGATACCTTGTATACCATGGATTTCAAAAGAA ATACCagaagaagacaaaattgATAGTAAGTTTATTGACGGCTCTGCTTTAAGAGCACTTAATAAATGCAGGAATCCCGGTCATAGTCCAGATGGTccttattgttatataatgaCTGATCCAAACACTTTAAGTATATCAAAGCAATATTGTCCAGTACGAAAATGTCAATCTTCAG AATGTAAAATGGCTGGTACAGCAAATGATTATATAGGAACTTTATCAACAACACGTTCAGGTAGAACTTGTGCTAAATGGATAGCTGATTACGAGCTTGTAGAAACGAAAGTATATGCACCTGAGACTACTACACAAGGACATCTTATGGAATTACCAAGACGTTATGTGACACAAGAAGAGCTACCTTTGAGAATATCCCCGCAAAAAAAACCAACGCTTATCAATGTTTTAAGACCAAAAGATTCAATTAATCGAACATCGTTCAATGACAGTTTATATGCAGAACATAGTGCAAAAAATGCTAGTAATTATTGTAGAAATCCATCTCGTAATATCGCTGGCACATGGTGTTATACAACAGATCCTCTTGTACCACAAGATCTTTGTGATGTCAGAGATTGCGAAATGCTAG aaGAATGTATATTCCTTGTTCATGGACATGGTATTGGTAGACGTTTATATGTTTTTCCTGAATATCGTTCTGAGGGTCTACATTTTTCTCTGAAAGCTTGGGAACCTGATCAATTAGATTCCATAACAATTGTTTTCACTGCAGATGATGGTTTTAAATCACgatatattcttaaaattgGTGCTTtggataatgaaaaaatattactatattatcaGTCTGAAAGCCAAG ctATTAACTTAGTTAAGAAGAAAACATTGCCacatttattgtattttgGAAAATGGAGCAATTTTGTTATTCGTATACCTCGAGGAAGTATTTTGCTTTATTATGAAGGATCATCAAATCCTTTATTTGAATGGAAACATCCAGAACCATCACAAGTATTTTTAcctgtttattattattataatagtgAACAAAACCATGCTGTAGGCGTTGCCTTTGATTGCAATTCCA gatGTCAAATAGAAAAGACAGAAACTAACGAACATACAAGAATATTACCATTTTCaatatggaataaaaaaaaaacgtcaaatattaatacattaacACTTATGATACGTGCTAAAGGTGTTGTTACActtccattatttttatttcctgcAACACCTAG CTATTACTCCTTATCTCTCTTTGAATCTGGACCATGGATATTCTTTCAAGAGAATAATTATCCCATTgtcaaaatatttcataagcaattaatttcaaatccATTATTTACAACAAATTCATGGACAAATATAACTATAAg ATggttacaaaatattattgaattattgtGTAATGATACATTGATATTTCATTATGAACATAGCAGCCCTCtgctgttttattttttttcactcactgttaataataatggatGGGCTATTTGGTCTGCAAATTGCGTACCAActg atatagatggACCTGCTATTGATGGTGGCTGGTCTGAATGGGGTCCGTGGGCATGTAGTGCTAGTTGCAATGGCGGTGTTGGAACAAGAACACGTTTATGCAATTCTCCAGAACCTAATGTTAGAGGAGAACCATGTATTGGTCCTAATAGTATGACAGGGCGTtgcaatttaattaaatgtggAGATTTAACAGAag atacaattattttaatacaaagaagaattaaaagaaaccatacttctttaattattaaagaatatgGAACTGTTGTAATTCTATCAGATCATgatattattcaattaatatcaaatacatCTGTAGATCTTGAGATACAATGGTCGCATaatggaatttttattaaagaaaataatagaattaagATAAAAGACTTTAATGTTGGTATGTTCACTTTTTGTAGAATCTATAGTGTTGGTAGATTGAAGCATTATGAATATATTGTTTCAGTAATAAACAGAGCTCTACTGATTGATTCTGGTATTTATACAATTACTTTACGTAGAGTTGATCAGTCATATCTAGTATTGAAAGTTGTTGCTTTAGCTGTTATGCCAAATACAGAAAGTATTACTATACGTGAAACTCTACCTTTATCTGTAATTTGTAATTGTCTTATTTTGGGTTATGTATATTCTGATCTCAAGATATCTtgggaaataaatgaaaatatttggaaaGATTATGGTATTACACTACCTATTGCTGTAAATATCGATTATGTCAAAGCAATAAATAAGTCACACGAAGGAATGTGGAAATGCATTGTAGAGCAGActgatttaaattttaaatggaTAACTAATATAATTGTTGTTAAAG TTATTGGTTCACCAAATTGGCGTACTTACTTAATGGAAGATAAATTGACCAGTCCTATATTTGGTTGGATGCCCAGTGAAAAGTTTGTTGCAGTTTCTgcattaataatctttttagtATTAATTGGTTGTATAATCATAGgctcaatttttttaataag gCTTCAAGAAAGTCGAAAGATAAAAGTTCAAACttcaaaacaaaagaaaaataaacaataa